The DNA window cttttttttgagtgtaatcTTTTTTCGTAGGTTTTCATTATAATGTAACAATGAAAATCACTGTAATTCCGTTATACATTTTTATTCGGGTATACACGAATCTGCTCCAACATTACTGCTTTTGGAAGAGAACTGGCAATGGATGTTTTATTCAATTACTTAAACTCGAAAATGATAAATCTTTCCGCCGACATGGAATCCATATCATTTCCCACCCGCTATCGGATTCGCCGGGAATGAATCCTCATGTCGAGTACTTCTTCCGCATCGACATGACTTACTGGAAAAGATTTCGAACGACTTACAGTGCTACCATTCATTGCATCACATTTTCCTTTCTGTTGATTATTCTGGTCCATATTGAAACGGTTGCCAGCGAAACATTTGGAGTGATCCACGCCATTTTCATCGAATAGAAACAATCCGCATGCTTCAAACCTATTTCAAATAATCTGATCATCGACCGATTCTATCGCCTTGTTCAGAAGTCATAATTTTTTTCCGCTTTATGACTTTTGTTTTGAACTGCTGATTTTACAGGCATTTGCGACTTTTAGCCATGCCTTGTGCATTTTGCATACAAGCAGATGAGAACAATAACAAGCTTGCTGAATTATTCTGATGTTTCCTATAGCGTGCGCGAAGAGTGTTGATCGACAAAATGAATAACCGGAACACTTCTCCCTTAACCAGCTGAGGATGCAAGATATGTTTGATGTTCCTGATCAACTTTATACAGGTTTCACGAGCCTAGCAATCACATTGTTGAAGGTCGGATAAAAGTAGAAATCTTCATCACCGTTGAGAATTCTTCTTTGATCGGAAAGAATGTCGGCTACCTCCTCTTCGCGAAGAATTCCTAAAACCTTCTTAAATCATTATTATGACTCTTGCTCTTCAGATGCTGCAATTTGAAAGGATTTCAATCAGAACCACGGACTATATATTCTCACGATACTCACTTGTAGACGTCACGTCTGTCGACTCCTCGACACTGCAGTTCTTTGTTTTGTGTACCGTCCAACGCAACCCACAGGGCATCTCCATTATCCATCTGGAAACGAtagcatttttaaaagtttttttcagaGCATTGTTGCGGATAGTGTGCCCTAGAAATGTCTGTTACccagtcaccaaattttctggcatGGACCGTTCTGCTAGATTCCTGTCAGTCTTGGTttagcagccctgtcagatttctgcgcgcatCGTGTCGGGTTGACTgaactagggcgaactcggtttcgctcgtgTTTTTTGGCAAATTCtaacaggaaccgagcaaaaccctggcacaactcggaaataaaccgtgcaaagatcctggcaattcctacctgatAGAATTTTAGCACGAATCCAGAAAAGATCTGACAAAGTTGTGGCAGGAAGCGCACTGAAATCCTGGCCGTACattcctggctggattctggctaaaagcgagcagcatcggttagtttaaccgcttctgtcagaaacggttgttacAATTGGGCGAATTTTCTGTCAGAATtctcgcgcaaaatgctcgcagaaactctgccagcatcaatttatggcgatttcgcttgaacctgaaactgagtcaggttctaaccctaaccgctgtcagttcatacattttgacagcagttggggttaggaactgactcagtttcgcctcaaacaaaaaccacattagtGACTGCGGGATACCGCTCGCATATGCCCAGtgaacaaattttctggcagagaccgctctgtaagtcttggtttggcagccctgtcagatttctgcgcgtatcctgtcgggttagttgagctagggcgaacttggtttcgctcgcgttttctggcaaattttaacaggaaccgagcaaaaccctgacataactcggacataaattGAGAAAAGATCCTGGAAATTCCTACCTgttagaatttagcacgaatcgagcaaaacatctgacaaagatgtggcaggaagcgtgcagagatcttggccgtacatttctgactggattctggataaaagtgagcatcattggttggtttaaccgcttctgtcagaaacggttgttgaatttgagcgaattcgctttgctcaacttttgataactttctgcttgccacgctgaccgggtgaTGGTACCGACGCTTTTGagcatttattatcaaatgcgCCATTGAAAATGATTGAATGGCTCGTTTCCAGTGAAACATGCAATATTTTCGTGAATTAATTAAACTGCTCGAATATTAATCGAAGATTCCCGGGAATTGACCCCACACTGCTCACAGAAATTATGACATTTCATCTTGCATCAGTTCTAGCAAATCACACGTCACTTTTTGGACCCAACTCAGTGCAAAATAATAACATTCGAAACTGTTCGGGGAAAAAATCAAGacggaaaaagtgaaaaatattAATCTATTTGATTGGTGAGGTGTTCTCTGCTACTGAACTAGATCGCTAGTACCCATTTGATCGGTGAATAAATCTCCATGTTCTGGGCAATATCCGTCGGTTAAAGGTGACGGAAATTCGGTATTGTTTCGGACTGCGATACAACTTTGTGTGCCAATGTATGTTGCTCGGTTCCGATAGGGATACATATTTGCTTAATGATTGTTCCATCGTTTTTCCAACAGGCAAACAAGAACTAATTATCGCTAGAGTGAATACTATTGGTACAattctttttcaaaatgaagaattttttcctgCTTTGTGGTATCCTGCTTCTCTTTGGTGAAGTATGGAGCGAGCTGGAGCTGGTGGGACCGGAGGAAGGAACGACGAAGCGAAAGTCCACCGAAGATGAGAGTACGGGAGAACCTGCCACCGAGAGTGAAAGAAAATCCGCCAAAATGGTTCAAGATTTTCTCGATCGAGAGAAGAAGGAACGGGAACAGCTGAACGAATTTCTACATTCGTCGATCAGGATCGTGAAGGCACCGGATTTGTCTCAGGATAAAGAGAGCCGGAAGATGTCGGAGATGTTGAATGAGCTGCTGGAAAGTCACGAGCGGATGATACAGAAGATAGAAAGCGAAATCGATGAGATTAATCGGGTTGTTCCGGGGGAGGAAGAGCTGGCCGAGAAGGTGCTGACTCCGGAGGAGATAGAGGCTCAGGAAGCGTACGATCGGGCGATGGTTGTGCTGAACAAGACCAAGGTGGATAAACTGCAGGGACACAAGCTTATGGTGGAAGCTGCGACAAAGGGTCATCCGTTGGCTAGAAGTCATGTTGCTTGGGCACAGCTTCTTGGCAATCCGGTACATATGGATATTGAGGCGGCGAAAAAGACGTTTTTGGAACTGGCCGAGTCGGGACTGCCGGAAGCACAGATGGGTTTGGGGTTTATGTATGCTAGTGGAATCGGGTTCAATGTTAGTCAAGGGAAGGCACTGGTGTACTACACGGTGGCAGCATTGGGGGATAATTCGTGGGCACAGATGGCTCTCGGGTATCGGTATTGGGCCGGTGTTGGAGTGCCGAACAGCTGCGAAACGGCTCTGGAGTACTATAGGAAGGTTGCGACCAAGGTGGCCAATCAGGTCACGTTTTCGGGGGGAGCCGCAGTTCATCGGATTCGACTGTTGGATGAGGTGGAGAACTCGGGACCGAGTTCCGGGATATTGGATAACGATTTGATCGACTATTACCAGCTGTTGGCGGATAAAGGCGACGTGCAGGCTCAGGTTGGATTGGGACAGTTGCATTATCAGGGAGGTCGTGGAATCCCGTTGGATCACCAGAAAGCGTTGCAATATTTTAGTCAGGCGGCCAATGCAGGGAATGCTGTGGCAATGGCTTTCCTGGGAAAGATCTACCTGGAAGGAAGCGATAATATCAAAGCGGACAATGATACCGCTTTCAAGTACTTTAAAAAAGCGGCAGATTTAGGGAATCCGGTTGGTCAAAGTGGACTTGGGATTATGTTTCTGCATGGGAAGGGTGTCCCCAAAGATACGGCGAAGGCGCTGAAGTTCTTCACGCAAGCTGCCGACCAAGGCTGGGTCGATGGGCAGTTGCAGCTGGGAAATATGTACTTCAGCGGGATAGGAGTGAAGCGGGACTTCAAGCTGGCCAATAAGTACTTCAATTTGGCATCGCAGGCCGGTCACGTGTTGGCTTTCTACAATCTTGGTCAGATGCATGCGGTTGGTCTTGGAATGATGCGTTCGTGTCCGACTGCCGTTGAGTTGTTTAAGAATGTCGCCGAACGGGGCAAATGGGCCGAACGGTTAATGGCTGCCCATCAGGACTATCGATCGTACCGGTTTGAGGAGGCATTGCTGCAGTACGCACTGATGTCGGAACTGGGTTATGAAGTAGCGCAGAGTAATGCAGCTTTTCTGTTGGATCGAGGCGAAATAAATTTGTTCAAGAACCGGGACCAAGAGCTGATCAGGGCTCTGCAGTTTTGGGGACGGGCCGCCGCTCAAGGATATTCTGCTGCGCAGGTCAAGCTTGGAGACTACCATTACTATGGGATGGGGACGCTTGTGGACTTTGAAACGGCAGCTTCGCACTATCGGTGGGTTTTTGGGGTGGATTCCGGTAGATTTGCTTGATTGAAACTTGAATTTTCATTTCAGAATGGCGTCGGAACAGCAGCACAATGCACAGGCCATGTTCAATCTGGGCTATATGCACGAACAGGGTCTCGGTATGAAAAAGGACATTCACTTGGCCAAGCGGTGCTACGATTTGGCAGCGGAAACCAATACCGATGCTAAGGTCCCCGTGACGCTAGCTTTGCTGAAGCTCCAGCTTGTTTTCAAGTTGGAATCTCTCAAAGAGGTAATTATTCCGCTATTTAAACATAATTTCGACGCATTTCTGAAACCCCCATTCTCTTATGCAGTCACCATTCAGCGTCCTGCTAGATCTGGACGAAAACATCGCCTCCAACTGGGACCTGTATCTGATAACGTTCCTAACGATACTGCTTGGGGCGGCACTCTACTTCCGGAGGCCACCCGCCCCGGGTACTGTCAATCCAAATCAGATCCCGCAGCAGCCACCAGCGGCGGAAGAAGTACCACTAATTGATGGATCTGCGGCTGCGCCCGATTCGGAACAGCCAGCAGCAGGTGGTTCGGGAATAGGTCAGCGAAATCCCCGAGAACAACGTGAAGATGGTCCCCAATGAGAAGTGATGCAACTAGGGTCCTACTTTACTTCTatgattttgtttttattatccttttgtttgaatatttttattgatgttGGGGCAGTCTGCGGGCGGCAAaaacattttcctttttttgtgaTGCTTGTGAATGTGCGCAACACTGGAATGCTAATAAGCGGTGACAAATCTTCTGATGAAATATTACGAGACATTTGAATGAAAGTGGACGTTTTTTGTGCATAACACAAACAATGGTCAGTGTGAAATACTCGTACATTTCTCTAGGATAATGAAGAAAGTTAGTCCTTTTCTTCCCCTAAAtacaaacaaaaagaaaaacgTTTCGTTTTACAGACGCAAGTTTATTACTAAATTAATCATGTTGCAACACAAGCTACATGGAAGCGAGAAAAAAACACGCAGATCGCCAACCCTCCCGCCTAAGCATAATAGTTCAGATTGGCCTTCTTCTTCGCCTGCACCTCCATGATGGCGTCCATAAAGTCTTCGTGGGTTACGGCCACCGCCGAACGTCGCAGTGCAATCATACCGGCTTCGACGCAAACCGCCTTACACTGTGCCCCGTTGAAGTCGTCCGTCGAACGGGCCAACTCTTCGAAGTTAACGTCCGGACTGACATTCATCTTGCGCGAATGGATCTGCATAATGCGGGCCCGGGCTTCCTCGTTTGGATGTGGAAATTCAATTTTTCGATCCAGCCGACCGGATCGAAGCAGTGCCGGATCCAGAATGTCCACCCGATTGGTCGCAGCAATTACCTTAATATCGGCAGTGGAACTGAACCCGTCCAGCTGGTTCAGTAGTTCCAACATGGTTCGCTGTACCTCACGATCACCCGCCTTTTCCGAATCGAAACGTTTCGTACCGATGGCGTCCAATTCGTCAATGAAAATAATCGCCGGCGCTTTTTCCTTTGCCAAAGCAAATGCATCGCGAACCAACTTGGCGCCATCGCCGATAAACATCTGCACAAGTTGCGGCCCGGCCAGTTTCAAAAAAGTAGATTTTGTCTGAGCTGCACAAGCTCGAGCTAGCAGCGTTTTGCCGGTtcctaaaataacaaaaaaaaaagttcgcaAATTTCCCAATCAAAACAAACCCCCCAACTCACCCGGCGGTCCATACAGCAGCACCCCTTTCGGCGGCTGAATCCCCAAATTCTTAAACTTCTCCTTATGCGTCATCGGTAGGACAACCGCTTCAATCAGCTCCTGGATCTGCTTATCCAACCCACCAATGTCCGAGTACTGCTCGGTCGGTCTCTCGTCAACCTCCATTGCCTTTACCCTGGCATCGTACTCGGCTGGAAGGGTTTCCAAAATCAAGTACGAATCCTTATTGACACCCACCAGATCACCCGGTTTCAGCTTCTCCGGATCCACCAGTCCGATAACCGGCAGAAAATAGGTTTGTCTCGTAGAAGTTTTAATAACGGCACATTTACCCTTCCGCTGTGAATCCAGCACCACCACCGCACCGTCATCTTCCTCCTCCTGCGGGTCGACATCCAACAGCTCAATCACATTCGATACCAGATAGGGTAGCGTTTTGTTGACTTTTATCTTCTCGGTGTTGTCCTTAATTTTCTCATTCTGGGTCTGTAGCTCGTGGGTAATTCGCATGACCTCACTCTTCATGATTTTGATTTCGTTGTCCATCAAACGCGTTCGGCTAACAATTTCGTCGGTGGGCATCCGCAGAACCTCTTCGCCCAATGTTTCCTCGCCATCTTCCCAGATCGATTTATCTTCCAGTGTTCCAGCCATTTTGAGAAAACTTTATCAAAACAAACTAATGTGAACCTGGTGCGTTTATTTTCACAGGAAAAACTTCGTTTTttagaacaaaatttacaaGATTCGATCCTAtgctgctgatgatgatgaCTTTCGGAAAATGCTCGCTCAGAATATGGGAGCGTAGTTGTCAAAATTCGTTTTGACAAAACAACAAAGCGAACGCGGGTTCGGACATTTTGGTCGAAGGGGAAGGGAGCCATTTTACGGATCTCATTTGAGGAATCTATCTATTTGATCGAACAGTTAAAATCCGGGAAAAGCAATAACATggtaatttgtttttttaaatgatgCTTGTTGTACGTTTCATTTAGAAACAACTCAGAAAACAgacatttaggctagaacaaaaattcCTGAAAAATCTATGTAAAGTAACTGCTATGAATTTTGCGCCGTATAGTACTCCGAATTTTGCTACTAAGAAAAATGATCGTCGCGTCTCCTTTCGAAAAGCATgtcaataggtttgttccagtgaccaggagaaactggaagtactccgggcAAACAGAGAGAAAATCGTTCCG is part of the Topomyia yanbarensis strain Yona2022 chromosome 1, ASM3024719v1, whole genome shotgun sequence genome and encodes:
- the LOC131685639 gene encoding protein sel-1 homolog 1; translation: MKNFFLLCGILLLFGEVWSELELVGPEEGTTKRKSTEDESTGEPATESERKSAKMVQDFLDREKKEREQLNEFLHSSIRIVKAPDLSQDKESRKMSEMLNELLESHERMIQKIESEIDEINRVVPGEEELAEKVLTPEEIEAQEAYDRAMVVLNKTKVDKLQGHKLMVEAATKGHPLARSHVAWAQLLGNPVHMDIEAAKKTFLELAESGLPEAQMGLGFMYASGIGFNVSQGKALVYYTVAALGDNSWAQMALGYRYWAGVGVPNSCETALEYYRKVATKVANQVTFSGGAAVHRIRLLDEVENSGPSSGILDNDLIDYYQLLADKGDVQAQVGLGQLHYQGGRGIPLDHQKALQYFSQAANAGNAVAMAFLGKIYLEGSDNIKADNDTAFKYFKKAADLGNPVGQSGLGIMFLHGKGVPKDTAKALKFFTQAADQGWVDGQLQLGNMYFSGIGVKRDFKLANKYFNLASQAGHVLAFYNLGQMHAVGLGMMRSCPTAVELFKNVAERGKWAERLMAAHQDYRSYRFEEALLQYALMSELGYEVAQSNAAFLLDRGEINLFKNRDQELIRALQFWGRAAAQGYSAAQVKLGDYHYYGMGTLVDFETAASHYRMASEQQHNAQAMFNLGYMHEQGLGMKKDIHLAKRCYDLAAETNTDAKVPVTLALLKLQLVFKLESLKESPFSVLLDLDENIASNWDLYLITFLTILLGAALYFRRPPAPGTVNPNQIPQQPPAAEEVPLIDGSAAAPDSEQPAAGGSGIGQRNPREQREDGPQ
- the LOC131685646 gene encoding 26S proteasome regulatory subunit 6A-B, whose protein sequence is MAGTLEDKSIWEDGEETLGEEVLRMPTDEIVSRTRLMDNEIKIMKSEVMRITHELQTQNEKIKDNTEKIKVNKTLPYLVSNVIELLDVDPQEEEDDGAVVVLDSQRKGKCAVIKTSTRQTYFLPVIGLVDPEKLKPGDLVGVNKDSYLILETLPAEYDARVKAMEVDERPTEQYSDIGGLDKQIQELIEAVVLPMTHKEKFKNLGIQPPKGVLLYGPPGTGKTLLARACAAQTKSTFLKLAGPQLVQMFIGDGAKLVRDAFALAKEKAPAIIFIDELDAIGTKRFDSEKAGDREVQRTMLELLNQLDGFSSTADIKVIAATNRVDILDPALLRSGRLDRKIEFPHPNEEARARIMQIHSRKMNVSPDVNFEELARSTDDFNGAQCKAVCVEAGMIALRRSAVAVTHEDFMDAIMEVQAKKKANLNYYA